From the Nisaea sediminum genome, one window contains:
- a CDS encoding ABC transporter ATP-binding protein, with translation MTLRIENLSVSYGRQTVLENIGFTLGKGCSAAIIGPNGTGKSSLLRAIAGLQTHGGSVTIDGRGRTADKVAYMPQDTGSASSLTAMEAVLLGRLPSLGLRVAKADLRAAGDALAAFGLEALQHRPIATLSGGQRQLVYLAQALVRAPEVLLLDEPTAALDLRHQLVVLDIVRRLARERGIAVLTAMHDLALAARFADHLIGLRHGRIIASGPAEEVITDANLAALYGVTTDISKTVSGVMSVVPTGLAEQEAGKSPLLG, from the coding sequence GTGACTCTCAGGATCGAGAATCTCTCTGTCTCCTACGGCCGCCAGACCGTCCTGGAGAATATCGGGTTCACGTTGGGAAAAGGCTGCTCGGCGGCGATCATCGGGCCGAACGGAACCGGAAAGTCGTCGCTTCTGCGGGCCATCGCCGGTCTCCAGACACACGGCGGATCGGTGACGATAGACGGGCGCGGACGAACCGCCGACAAGGTCGCCTACATGCCGCAGGACACCGGCAGTGCCTCGTCTCTGACAGCAATGGAAGCCGTCCTGCTCGGACGGCTGCCGTCGCTCGGTCTGAGAGTGGCGAAGGCCGATCTCCGCGCCGCCGGCGATGCGCTTGCCGCCTTCGGTCTGGAAGCCCTGCAGCATCGCCCGATCGCAACCCTGAGCGGCGGACAACGGCAACTCGTTTATCTCGCCCAGGCTCTGGTGCGCGCGCCGGAGGTTCTGCTGCTGGATGAACCCACCGCGGCGCTGGACTTGCGGCACCAGCTCGTTGTTCTCGATATCGTCCGCCGGCTGGCGAGAGAGCGCGGGATCGCAGTGCTGACCGCGATGCATGATCTGGCGCTCGCGGCCCGCTTCGCAGACCACCTGATCGGTCTCCGCCACGGACGCATCATCGCGTCGGGCCCCGCGGAAGAAGTCATTACGGACGCCAACCTCGCCGCGCTTTATGGTGTGACGACCGATATATCGAAAACGGTCTCCGGGGTGATGTCCGTGGTTCCGACCGGGCTGGCGGAACAGGAGGCGGGGAAAAGCCCCCTGCTAGGCTGA
- a CDS encoding ABC transporter substrate-binding protein, with protein MFRPIFMGAAVIAVAATLFSILQPTPARAVETVTVTDTVGRTVTVPHGAERVLLGFYFEDFYAIVGPGAYQRVVAISRGTWEGWRPSQWIAYTRIEPRIETLADIGDFGAGTFNLEAALTARPDVAILAVWQYRSLGEAAQTLEKAGIPIVVVDYNAQTLEKHIASTHLIGKVMASESRADRLAAEYEAAVTDVLARVAKAEGPKKKVYVELGRKGPGEVDNSYAGGMWGGVIDIAGGDNIANDQIENWGPLNPEYVLASKPEVILLAGSSWTGLDQAVLMGFAVDPAVTKARAGAYRTRSGWSALPAVESGDLYTVYHSGARTLYDYTFLQFIAKALHPDLFADLDPEAAHRRFYREWLPVAADGTFMLKAN; from the coding sequence ATGTTCCGTCCGATATTTATGGGCGCGGCCGTCATCGCCGTCGCCGCGACCCTGTTTTCCATCCTGCAACCGACACCCGCCCGGGCCGTTGAAACGGTGACCGTAACAGATACGGTGGGCCGTACCGTGACCGTTCCGCATGGCGCCGAGCGCGTGCTGCTCGGTTTCTATTTCGAGGATTTCTATGCAATCGTCGGCCCCGGCGCCTATCAACGGGTCGTTGCGATCTCCCGTGGGACCTGGGAGGGCTGGCGCCCGTCCCAGTGGATTGCCTACACGAGAATCGAACCGCGTATCGAGACGCTGGCCGATATCGGCGATTTCGGCGCCGGGACCTTCAATCTCGAGGCGGCCCTGACCGCCCGTCCGGATGTCGCCATACTCGCAGTCTGGCAGTACCGATCGCTCGGCGAAGCGGCGCAGACGCTGGAGAAGGCCGGAATCCCGATCGTCGTCGTGGACTACAATGCGCAGACCCTCGAGAAGCATATCGCCAGCACGCACCTGATCGGGAAGGTGATGGCGAGCGAGAGCCGCGCCGACCGGCTTGCCGCCGAGTACGAGGCCGCTGTCACCGACGTGCTGGCGCGGGTCGCGAAGGCCGAAGGACCGAAGAAGAAGGTCTATGTGGAACTCGGGCGCAAGGGCCCGGGTGAGGTCGACAACAGTTATGCCGGCGGGATGTGGGGCGGCGTCATCGACATTGCCGGAGGCGACAATATCGCCAACGATCAAATCGAGAACTGGGGGCCGCTCAACCCCGAATATGTGCTTGCCTCCAAGCCGGAGGTCATCCTGCTCGCCGGGTCGAGCTGGACCGGGCTGGACCAGGCGGTCCTGATGGGCTTCGCCGTGGATCCGGCGGTCACGAAGGCCCGTGCCGGTGCCTACAGGACGCGGTCTGGCTGGTCCGCCCTGCCGGCGGTCGAGAGCGGCGACCTCTACACGGTCTATCATAGCGGCGCGCGGACGCTCTACGACTACACCTTCCTGCAATTCATCGCCAAAGCCCTCCACCCGGACCTGTTCGCGGATCTCGATCCGGAAGCGGCACACCGCCGGTTCTATCGGGAATGGCTGCCGGTCGCAGCCGACGGCACTTTCATGCTGAAGGCAAACTGA
- a CDS encoding PhoX family protein: protein MTNQSAVTQERDLSFDDWDEVNSPRPALCDFDHVVEKAMSRRGFLGALTVFGASSFLMGTSALTPAEAASRLSFEQVAANTLDTVTVPKGYNWSIVATWGQPLWSKGAEFDEATRGTGETQELAFGDNTDGMAMFVDGGKHVLAINNEYTNRGIIYGARESKLPENADDVRKGKAAHGVSVIEVAETGGRWNIVVDSPLNRRITADTPMEITGPARGHDLMKTAADPSGTTSLGTWNNCGNGRTPWGTYLACEENFNGYFSSSDESYKPSAELSRYGVKTKDWGYAWATADERFDISKHPHEPNRAGYIVEIDPFDPTSTPKKRTALGRFKHENAELVVAADGRVVVYMGDDERGEFLYRFISDGTYAIGGDNSDLLETGSLFVAKFNEDGTGEWLALTPETTGMSEAEIAIHTRIAASKVGATTMDRPEWVSSHPKKAEIYCCLTNNKNRGVKPNAGGDATPAVGPNPREKNNYGQIVRWQPEGGDHVATGFNWNLFVLAGNPTVHSDAYAGSKNVNPENMFNSPDGLAFDSTGLLWIQTDGNYSNQGDFAGQGNNQMLVGDPETGEIRRFLVGPKECEVTGITWSPDRKTLFVGIQHPGEKGNSNFPGGGASVPRSCVIAIKRDDNGLIG, encoded by the coding sequence GTGACGAATCAATCCGCAGTCACGCAGGAGCGCGATCTGTCGTTCGACGACTGGGACGAGGTCAATTCCCCGCGTCCGGCGCTCTGCGATTTTGACCATGTCGTCGAGAAGGCCATGAGCCGCCGCGGCTTCCTCGGCGCCCTGACCGTGTTTGGCGCTTCCAGCTTCCTGATGGGGACTTCGGCCCTCACTCCGGCGGAGGCGGCATCCCGACTTTCCTTCGAACAGGTGGCGGCGAACACGCTCGACACCGTGACCGTGCCGAAAGGCTACAACTGGAGCATCGTCGCGACCTGGGGACAGCCGCTCTGGTCCAAGGGCGCCGAATTCGACGAGGCCACGCGGGGGACGGGCGAGACCCAGGAGCTGGCGTTCGGCGACAATACCGACGGCATGGCGATGTTCGTCGACGGCGGCAAGCATGTCCTCGCGATCAACAACGAATATACCAACCGCGGGATCATCTATGGCGCGCGCGAGAGCAAGCTGCCGGAGAATGCCGACGACGTCCGCAAGGGCAAGGCCGCGCACGGCGTTTCCGTGATCGAGGTCGCTGAGACGGGGGGACGCTGGAACATCGTCGTGGACTCGCCGTTGAACCGGCGCATCACCGCCGATACGCCGATGGAGATCACCGGTCCGGCACGCGGTCATGACCTGATGAAAACCGCGGCCGACCCGAGCGGCACGACCTCGCTCGGCACCTGGAACAATTGCGGCAACGGACGCACGCCTTGGGGCACCTACCTCGCCTGCGAGGAAAACTTCAACGGCTACTTCTCCTCCAGCGACGAAAGCTACAAGCCGAGCGCGGAGCTCTCCCGCTACGGCGTGAAGACCAAGGACTGGGGCTATGCCTGGGCGACCGCGGACGAGCGCTTCGACATCTCCAAGCATCCGCATGAGCCGAACCGTGCTGGCTATATCGTCGAGATCGATCCGTTCGACCCGACCTCGACGCCCAAGAAGCGCACCGCGCTCGGCCGCTTCAAGCACGAGAATGCGGAGCTCGTGGTCGCGGCGGACGGCCGGGTCGTCGTCTATATGGGCGACGACGAGCGCGGCGAGTTCCTCTACCGCTTCATCTCCGATGGCACCTATGCGATCGGTGGCGACAATTCGGACCTGCTTGAGACCGGCTCTCTCTTCGTTGCCAAATTCAACGAGGACGGCACCGGCGAATGGCTCGCGCTGACGCCGGAGACCACCGGCATGTCCGAGGCCGAAATCGCCATCCACACGCGGATCGCGGCCTCCAAGGTCGGCGCCACGACGATGGACCGGCCGGAATGGGTTTCCTCCCATCCGAAGAAGGCCGAGATCTATTGCTGCCTGACCAACAACAAGAACCGCGGCGTGAAGCCGAATGCCGGCGGCGACGCCACGCCGGCGGTCGGCCCGAACCCGCGCGAGAAGAACAATTACGGTCAGATCGTGCGCTGGCAGCCGGAAGGCGGCGATCATGTCGCGACCGGTTTCAACTGGAACCTGTTCGTGCTCGCGGGCAATCCGACGGTCCATTCGGATGCCTATGCCGGGTCGAAGAACGTCAATCCGGAGAACATGTTCAACTCGCCGGACGGCCTGGCCTTCGACAGCACCGGCCTGCTCTGGATCCAGACCGACGGCAATTATTCGAACCAGGGCGACTTCGCCGGTCAGGGCAACAACCAGATGCTGGTGGGCGACCCGGAAACCGGCGAGATCAGGCGTTTCTTGGTCGGTCCGAAGGAATGCGAGGTCACCGGCATCACCTGGAGCCCGGACCGCAAGACGCTTTTCGTCGGCATCCAGCATCCGGGCGAGAAAGGCAACAGCAACTTCCCGGGCGGCGGCGCCTCGGTGCCGCGCTCCTGCGTCATCGCCATCAAGCGCGACGACAACGGCCTGATCGGCTGA
- a CDS encoding FecCD family ABC transporter permease, which yields MRRRLTVMVAVLLGLAGGTVADILVGPSFLAAGDVLGALFGAAGSLDPMARIIVHDIRLPMTLTAMTVGASLGVGGALMQTILGNPLASPYTLGFSAAAGLGAAIAILGGFSLPLLPFLGVPLAAFTTAALSALMVIAVARLRGISSETMILAGIAMLFLFQSLQSMVQYMASPEVLQEIVFWTFGSLLKATWTSVAVSGAILCAGTLLLLPDLWRLTALRLGDDRAASLGVNVESLRIRTFAIVALLTAGAVSFVGTIGFVGLVAPHLARMLVGEDQRLLLPLSAFTGAGLMIVASITSKLIAPGAVIPIGIVTAIVGVPFLLGLVLRQRRRFW from the coding sequence GTGCGGCGACGTCTCACGGTGATGGTCGCGGTCCTGCTCGGACTCGCTGGCGGGACCGTTGCCGATATTCTCGTCGGTCCTTCGTTTCTCGCCGCGGGAGATGTCCTCGGCGCCCTCTTCGGAGCTGCCGGGTCGCTCGACCCGATGGCGCGGATCATCGTCCACGACATTAGGCTGCCGATGACCCTGACCGCGATGACCGTGGGCGCCTCGCTCGGAGTCGGCGGCGCGCTGATGCAGACCATTCTCGGCAATCCCCTTGCAAGTCCCTACACGCTCGGCTTCTCCGCCGCAGCGGGCCTGGGAGCGGCGATCGCCATCCTCGGCGGGTTCTCGCTCCCGCTCCTGCCATTTCTCGGCGTACCGCTCGCGGCATTCACGACCGCGGCGCTCTCCGCCCTGATGGTGATCGCGGTCGCGCGGCTTCGGGGAATCAGTTCGGAGACCATGATCCTCGCGGGCATCGCGATGCTGTTCCTCTTCCAGTCCCTGCAGTCGATGGTGCAATACATGGCCTCGCCGGAAGTGCTGCAGGAGATCGTCTTCTGGACCTTCGGCAGCCTGCTCAAGGCGACCTGGACAAGCGTTGCCGTATCCGGCGCGATCCTGTGCGCCGGAACGCTCCTCCTGCTGCCGGATCTCTGGCGCCTCACGGCCCTCAGGCTCGGCGACGATCGGGCGGCGAGCCTCGGGGTCAATGTCGAGAGCCTGCGCATCCGGACGTTCGCCATCGTCGCCCTGCTGACCGCCGGAGCGGTTTCCTTCGTCGGCACGATCGGTTTCGTGGGGCTGGTCGCACCGCATCTCGCGCGCATGCTCGTAGGCGAGGATCAACGTCTGCTGCTGCCGCTCTCCGCATTTACCGGGGCGGGCCTGATGATCGTCGCCTCGATCACCTCGAAACTCATCGCACCCGGTGCCGTCATTCCGATCGGCATCGTCACCGCCATCGTCGGCGTACCGTTCCTGCTCGGCCTCGTGCTGCGCCAGAGACGGAGGTTCTGGTGA
- a CDS encoding protein-methionine-sulfoxide reductase heme-binding subunit MsrQ, whose translation MSTATVRRPAAAAMFPRHLPWTDRAGRLSRLKLATFLALLAPALLLLADALAGTLGARPWDEAVHRVGWWTTLFLLASLAVTPLRRVLRWGELMSVRRMVGVTVFFGALLHLVLYTGQEAWNLPKVASEIVLRFYLTIGFVALLGLGALAATSTDGMVRRLGGPRWQKLHKLVYPIALLTLVHFFLQVKNDVTEPLLFSGLFAWLMLYRLWNWKIGSPGTKALGALALLPAVATAGLEIALITLKYPVSITTMLQAQFDFAAGIRPAWWVLTAGLAVACIAEIRRRQKLRAA comes from the coding sequence ATGAGTACCGCGACCGTCCGCCGGCCCGCTGCCGCCGCCATGTTTCCGCGCCACCTGCCCTGGACCGACCGGGCGGGACGGCTCTCGCGGCTGAAACTCGCAACCTTCCTTGCCCTGCTCGCGCCGGCCCTGCTTCTTCTGGCCGACGCGCTCGCTGGAACCCTCGGCGCGCGTCCGTGGGACGAGGCGGTCCACCGGGTGGGCTGGTGGACTACCCTCTTCCTCCTCGCCTCGCTCGCGGTTACGCCGCTCCGCCGGGTGCTGCGCTGGGGCGAGCTGATGTCGGTCCGGCGCATGGTCGGGGTCACGGTCTTTTTCGGTGCTCTCCTGCATCTCGTGCTCTATACCGGTCAGGAGGCCTGGAACCTGCCGAAGGTGGCGAGCGAGATCGTGCTCCGCTTCTACCTCACCATCGGCTTCGTCGCCCTGCTCGGCCTCGGCGCCCTCGCCGCGACCTCGACCGACGGCATGGTGCGCCGCCTCGGCGGGCCGCGCTGGCAGAAGCTGCACAAGCTGGTCTATCCGATCGCGCTTCTGACGCTGGTGCATTTCTTTCTGCAGGTGAAGAACGATGTGACCGAGCCGCTGCTCTTCAGCGGGCTCTTCGCGTGGCTGATGCTCTACCGGCTCTGGAACTGGAAGATCGGTTCGCCGGGGACCAAGGCTCTAGGGGCGCTGGCGCTGCTGCCTGCGGTCGCTACCGCGGGTCTCGAGATCGCTCTGATCACGCTGAAATACCCGGTCTCGATCACGACCATGCTGCAGGCGCAATTCGATTTCGCCGCCGGGATCCGCCCCGCCTGGTGGGTGCTCACGGCGGGACTTGCCGTGGCGTGCATCGCAGAGATCCGGCGACGGCAGAAACTCCGCGCGGCCTGA
- a CDS encoding response regulator gives MTWGKSEYDLKRVLVLEDEIHIRRIIVRLLREIGFDTIYEASDGIDGMKELLRVRPDLILCDIHMEPMGGLKFLQTVRNLKTSDAADLPVIFLTADAEVDTVLKAKELRVDGYIAKPVSLAHLKSKIDTVLAEHKARSA, from the coding sequence ATGACCTGGGGTAAGTCCGAATATGACTTGAAGCGCGTTCTGGTCCTGGAGGACGAGATCCACATCCGCAGGATCATTGTGCGACTGCTGAGGGAGATCGGCTTCGATACGATCTACGAAGCGAGTGACGGCATTGACGGTATGAAGGAGTTGCTGCGGGTCCGTCCCGATCTGATCCTCTGCGACATCCATATGGAGCCGATGGGCGGACTGAAATTCCTGCAGACGGTCCGCAACCTGAAGACATCGGATGCCGCCGACCTTCCTGTCATCTTCCTGACCGCGGATGCGGAGGTCGATACGGTACTGAAGGCGAAGGAGCTGCGCGTGGACGGCTATATCGCGAAACCCGTGTCCCTCGCGCATTTGAAGAGCAAGATCGATACGGTCTTGGCCGAGCACAAGGCGCGGTCAGCCTAG
- a CDS encoding ATP-binding protein: MKRTWVSLAAFLLILAVGSGISFWVYQKQHGELIAGGSEQLGVARSAFTRELNRLFEPGPAVYEAMVDARLAARSESEARDLFFSIATGPVRRTRQINGIFLGFPDGRFLHVQDLVPSSKSGIAAGLTRRIIDDPVSLPKGRWFQPGGGNGRWVEKQIEAEPYDPRSRPWYKAAITSSGPVWTKPYIFASSGSLGVTYAHRIYGDDGTLWGVLGVDLSLASLSLTLLDAANTLTRFDDMVFATDLAGRMLAHPDLVRARPSERADVEAFLERYRTEESVERILIEAVQQTDAVQIVDVGDGEYLATKGDLDPNLAMPISIYLAQDMDTILADAHETLLRNVVLLFLAIVAFGLISFYAVKLGVEVAARVRAEAELVEARDVAEAATRAKSAFLATMSHEIRTPMNGVMSMAELLSVSRLDAEQSSMARVIRESAAALLTIINDILDFSKIEAGKLDVEKVPFSLMDSVDSAAEIVAPRAEEKRLSLVVDMQTDLADRRLGDPTRLKQILLNLVGNAVKFTEYGEVRIRVRALSTRGAGWLRFEVSDSGIGISEEQRNLLFQPFVQADQSTARKFGGTGLGLSICRRLAELMGGRIGVESTPGEGSTFWFELPLPIADSTPPVPPYGLSAARVVLVGLEPEQTEIAARYLQAGGVSNIAIVSDSGPEPAPGDLVIAGSLVAPEEAERLRKPEGTLVFCDGREQLASLAAGTKARAALLLAEPLTRPKLWRAVAVALGLETAAAGEIETRPDLAFAPPAVETARAADALVLVAEDNQTNQTVIRKMLARMGFAAELVHDGRAALRALERGGHGLLLTDINMPEMDGFALARAVRERETGARLPVIALTADAMAETEAECHAAGMDACLTKPIDSRALGAMLAEHLPQALDLRRSIDAVSSAPAQAAPKWDREIFDPSSMEEAFGSLDGEAEAFVLSAQAVWGPRIEEIARKLESGDHQAARNVAHSLKGAALSVGALRLGRIAGDLQAALDEKDEAMASIMVEILTPTLTEFEETIREIFQHQGQLK; encoded by the coding sequence ATGAAACGGACCTGGGTATCGCTTGCCGCGTTCCTTCTGATCCTCGCGGTCGGATCGGGCATATCCTTCTGGGTCTACCAGAAGCAGCACGGCGAACTCATTGCCGGTGGAAGCGAGCAGCTTGGGGTCGCCCGGAGCGCGTTCACCCGAGAGCTCAACCGGCTTTTCGAGCCCGGACCGGCTGTCTATGAAGCCATGGTGGACGCGCGTCTGGCCGCGCGTTCCGAGAGCGAGGCCCGCGACCTGTTCTTCTCAATCGCGACCGGTCCGGTGCGCCGGACCCGGCAGATCAACGGCATTTTCCTTGGGTTCCCGGACGGTCGCTTCCTGCATGTTCAGGATCTCGTGCCGTCGAGCAAGAGCGGCATCGCCGCAGGTCTCACCCGGCGGATCATCGACGATCCCGTCAGTCTTCCAAAAGGCCGGTGGTTCCAGCCGGGCGGTGGAAACGGACGTTGGGTCGAGAAGCAGATCGAGGCCGAGCCGTACGACCCACGCAGCCGTCCCTGGTACAAGGCGGCCATTACCTCCAGCGGTCCGGTCTGGACCAAGCCCTATATCTTCGCCTCAAGCGGATCTCTCGGTGTCACCTACGCACATCGCATCTACGGGGACGACGGGACCCTCTGGGGCGTGCTCGGGGTGGATCTTTCGCTCGCCTCTCTGTCGCTGACGCTGCTCGACGCAGCCAATACCCTGACCCGGTTCGATGACATGGTCTTCGCCACGGACCTTGCGGGACGCATGCTCGCGCATCCGGATCTCGTCCGCGCCCGTCCTTCGGAACGGGCAGATGTCGAGGCTTTCCTCGAACGCTACCGCACAGAGGAGTCCGTGGAGCGGATCCTGATCGAGGCGGTCCAGCAGACGGATGCGGTCCAGATCGTCGATGTCGGCGACGGAGAATATCTCGCGACCAAGGGGGATCTAGACCCGAATCTGGCGATGCCGATCAGCATTTATCTGGCCCAGGACATGGATACGATCCTCGCCGATGCGCATGAGACTCTCCTGCGCAATGTGGTCCTGTTGTTCCTCGCGATCGTTGCTTTCGGCCTGATTTCCTTCTACGCGGTCAAGCTCGGGGTAGAGGTTGCCGCTCGGGTCCGGGCCGAGGCGGAGCTGGTCGAGGCCCGCGACGTTGCCGAAGCTGCGACACGCGCGAAGTCGGCTTTCCTCGCCACCATGAGCCACGAGATCCGCACGCCGATGAACGGCGTCATGTCGATGGCGGAACTCCTTTCGGTCAGCAGGCTCGACGCCGAGCAGAGCAGCATGGCGCGGGTGATCCGCGAGTCCGCCGCCGCTCTCTTGACCATCATCAACGACATCCTCGACTTCTCGAAGATCGAGGCAGGCAAGCTCGACGTGGAGAAGGTGCCGTTCTCGTTGATGGATAGCGTCGACTCCGCCGCGGAAATCGTCGCTCCCCGTGCCGAGGAGAAGAGGCTCTCGCTTGTCGTCGACATGCAGACCGATCTTGCCGACAGGCGCCTCGGCGATCCGACCCGGCTCAAGCAGATCCTGCTCAATCTCGTGGGTAACGCGGTCAAGTTCACCGAATATGGAGAGGTTCGGATCCGTGTCAGGGCACTCTCGACCCGGGGCGCCGGCTGGCTCCGTTTCGAGGTGAGCGACTCCGGGATCGGGATTTCCGAAGAGCAGCGCAACTTGCTGTTCCAGCCTTTCGTGCAGGCGGATCAGTCGACCGCGCGCAAATTCGGAGGCACCGGGCTCGGGCTTTCGATCTGTCGCCGTCTGGCGGAGTTGATGGGCGGGCGGATCGGCGTGGAGAGTACGCCAGGCGAGGGATCCACCTTCTGGTTCGAGCTGCCGCTGCCGATCGCGGATTCCACGCCGCCGGTCCCGCCATACGGACTGTCCGCCGCCAGGGTGGTTCTGGTCGGTCTGGAACCTGAGCAAACCGAGATTGCGGCGCGCTACCTCCAGGCAGGCGGGGTTTCTAATATAGCCATCGTCAGCGATTCTGGGCCGGAGCCCGCGCCGGGAGACCTGGTGATCGCGGGATCGCTTGTCGCCCCGGAGGAGGCGGAGCGGTTGCGCAAGCCGGAGGGCACGCTCGTTTTCTGTGACGGACGGGAGCAGCTGGCATCGCTGGCGGCCGGGACGAAGGCGAGAGCGGCGCTGCTGCTGGCGGAGCCGCTGACCCGTCCGAAGCTCTGGCGCGCCGTTGCCGTTGCTCTCGGCCTGGAAACCGCAGCGGCCGGGGAGATCGAAACCCGGCCGGATCTTGCCTTCGCGCCCCCGGCCGTCGAGACGGCGCGCGCGGCGGATGCGCTGGTGCTGGTCGCAGAGGACAATCAGACCAACCAGACGGTGATCCGGAAAATGCTTGCGCGCATGGGGTTCGCAGCCGAGCTCGTGCACGACGGACGGGCGGCGCTCCGGGCGCTGGAACGGGGTGGCCACGGGCTTTTGCTGACCGATATCAATATGCCCGAGATGGACGGTTTCGCGCTGGCCCGGGCCGTGCGGGAACGGGAAACCGGCGCGCGCCTCCCGGTGATCGCCCTTACCGCCGACGCCATGGCCGAGACTGAGGCCGAATGCCACGCCGCCGGAATGGATGCCTGCCTCACAAAGCCGATCGACAGCCGGGCGCTCGGGGCGATGCTTGCCGAACACCTGCCGCAGGCGCTCGATCTGAGGCGGAGCATCGATGCCGTGAGCAGCGCTCCGGCACAGGCCGCTCCCAAATGGGATCGGGAAATCTTCGATCCATCCTCGATGGAAGAGGCGTTCGGATCGCTCGACGGGGAAGCCGAGGCATTCGTCCTTTCCGCACAGGCGGTCTGGGGGCCGCGAATCGAGGAGATTGCGCGGAAATTGGAATCCGGCGACCATCAGGCGGCCCGCAATGTTGCCCATTCTCTAAAGGGCGCCGCTCTGTCGGTCGGCGCGCTCAGATTGGGCCGCATTGCCGGTGACCTGCAGGCAGCCCTCGATGAAAAGGACGAGGCGATGGCGTCGATCATGGTCGAGATCCTGACACCGACACTGACCGAGTTCGAAGAGACGATCCGGGAGATCTTTCAGCATCAGGGGCAACTCAAATGA
- a CDS encoding DUF2256 domain-containing protein: MKMRRKGDLPEKICVTCRRPFAWRRKWARVWDEVRYCSERCRRSAKAFSQESAARKDAALSRSAACLSSAIRSQVR; the protein is encoded by the coding sequence ATGAAGATGAGACGGAAGGGCGACCTGCCCGAAAAGATTTGCGTGACCTGCCGGCGCCCCTTCGCCTGGCGGCGCAAGTGGGCACGCGTCTGGGACGAGGTGCGATACTGCTCGGAGCGGTGCCGTCGCTCTGCGAAGGCTTTTAGTCAGGAAAGCGCCGCAAGGAAAGACGCCGCGCTGTCACGGTCGGCCGCCTGTTTGTCCTCCGCCATCCGGTCCCAGGTCCGGTAG
- a CDS encoding 2-hydroxychromene-2-carboxylate isomerase has product MKRIEYFYAAYSGYAWIGSARLMEIAAAAGAVLVHRPFHLRTLVAARGNAERIADPVYRNYAFRREIERWAEFRGVRMLGRTPTHHQASYETANRMLIANGETDAGTDRLAHAFLEAHWADDADLSDLATLERLARAAGLDGAALIAAAGAPEIGARHEANTAEVIERGFFGSPTYVVDGDVFYGQDRLELVARALEKPFADKWAALA; this is encoded by the coding sequence ATGAAGCGCATCGAATATTTCTACGCCGCCTATTCCGGCTATGCCTGGATCGGTTCCGCCAGGCTGATGGAGATCGCCGCTGCGGCGGGCGCGGTGCTCGTCCACCGGCCATTCCATCTCCGGACGCTGGTGGCTGCGCGGGGAAACGCGGAGCGGATCGCCGATCCGGTCTACCGCAACTATGCCTTTCGCCGGGAGATCGAGCGCTGGGCGGAGTTTCGCGGCGTGCGCATGCTCGGCCGGACGCCGACGCATCATCAGGCCTCCTACGAAACCGCGAACCGGATGCTGATCGCCAATGGAGAGACGGATGCCGGAACGGATCGCCTCGCGCATGCCTTCCTCGAAGCGCACTGGGCGGACGATGCCGACCTCTCGGACCTCGCCACTCTGGAGAGACTCGCGCGCGCAGCCGGGCTCGACGGTGCAGCGCTGATCGCCGCGGCCGGGGCGCCGGAGATCGGCGCGCGGCATGAGGCGAACACGGCAGAGGTTATCGAACGGGGCTTCTTCGGCTCGCCGACCTATGTCGTCGATGGCGACGTCTTCTATGGTCAGGACCGGCTTGAGCTGGTCGCGCGGGCGCTGGAGAAGCCGTTTGCAGACAAGTGGGCGGCGCTCGCCTGA
- a CDS encoding energy-coupling factor ABC transporter ATP-binding protein gives MISLEQVNVTVPGRTVLEDVSLTLRERRIAVIGANGSGKSTFARLLNGLVRPSSGRVTVDGVDTAKDAKAVRQLVGFLFQDPDNQIVMPLVEEDLRFSLKALKLDRPEEDAAIERILARFALGHLREQPSHNLSGGEKQLLALANILLRAPRYLVLDEPTTLLDLRNRRRVMEAIDALPETVICVTHDLEIAAGYERVLLLEDGRVLDDGPAETVIARYRSMAE, from the coding sequence GTGATTTCTCTTGAACAGGTGAACGTAACGGTTCCCGGCCGGACCGTACTGGAGGACGTTTCGCTGACGCTGCGCGAGCGGCGGATCGCCGTGATCGGCGCGAACGGCTCCGGCAAATCGACATTCGCCCGGCTCCTGAACGGTCTCGTGAGACCCAGCTCCGGGCGGGTCACGGTGGATGGGGTCGATACCGCGAAGGATGCGAAGGCGGTGCGGCAGCTGGTCGGTTTCCTCTTCCAGGATCCGGACAACCAGATCGTCATGCCTCTGGTGGAGGAGGACCTGCGTTTCAGTCTGAAAGCACTGAAGCTCGACCGGCCGGAGGAGGATGCGGCGATCGAGCGGATCCTCGCCCGCTTCGCCCTCGGCCATCTCCGCGAGCAACCGTCGCACAATCTGAGCGGTGGCGAGAAGCAGCTTCTGGCGCTCGCCAACATCCTGCTTCGGGCACCGCGCTATCTGGTGCTGGACGAGCCGACGACCCTTCTGGACCTGCGGAACCGCCGCCGCGTGATGGAAGCGATCGACGCACTCCCGGAAACCGTTATCTGCGTCACCCACGATCTGGAAATCGCCGCCGGGTACGAGCGCGTCCTGCTCCTGGAGGACGGTCGGGTGCTCGACGACGGCCCCGCGGAGACCGTGATCGCGCGCTACCGGAGCATGGCGGAATGA